ACACTGCTTAACATGGTAATCTACGATTAAATATTTTAAGCACCATGCAAATTGGATTTAATATGAGATTTAATATTAATTTGCCTATGTGAAATCACCCAATCAGCAGACGGGACTTGAGGGAGAAATGCAGGCTCTTGCATTTTTGCAAAAGAAGGGTTTTGTTTTGCTGCACAAAAACTGGCGTCATAGCTATCACGAGGTGGATTTGATCATGAGTCACGGTAATTATGTGGTTTTTGTTGAGGTAAAAACAAGGATGAGCAATCAATTTGGATTTCCCGAAGCTGCTGTAAATACTGCCAAACAAAAGGCTTTGACAAAGGCGGCTATTGCTTATTTAGAACAATTTGCACCCGACAATCGCCTGCGTTTTGATATAGTTGCTGTTACACGACTGCCGAACAACTGGGAAATAGAACATTTTGAGGATGCTTTCTACCCTTATGACCTTTAAATATTTAACAATAATAATCCGTCTCATTGTTACAACTTACCTAACTTGCACCCAAGTTTAATATCATACAAAAATGATAACAAATCAACTGCTTGACCCTGGGAGTATAGTGGTTGTGGGAGCATCCAATGACACTTCCAAACCGGGGGGAAAGGTTTTACAAAATATCATCAAACACAGCTATCAAGGTAATTTGTATGCTGTCAACCCCAAAGAACAAATAGTTCAAGGTGTAACTTGTTTTGAAACAGTTGAACAAATGCCGGAGGTTGACTTAGCAATTATTGCCGTTGCCGCCCAATATGTTGAAGCTACCATGCAAGTATTGGCTGAACACAAAAACTGCAAGGCATTTATACTGTTTTCGGCAGGTTTTAGTGAAACCGGAGCAGAAGGCAAGGTCTTGGAAGAAAGGTGTGCTGCCATTGCAAGCAAAGCCGGAGCCTCCTTAATAGGACCCAACTGTATTGGCGTAATTACCGGATATTATAAAGGGGTTTTTGCAGGACCTATTCCCGAATACGACCCTATGGGATGTGATTGCGTGTCTGCATCAGGTGCTACCATGGTTTACATTTTGGAGATAGCCATCCCAAGGGGTTTAAAGTTCAGAAATATTTATTCCATAGGTAACAGTGCACAGATTGGAGTTGAAGATGTACTCGAATATTGGGACAATACTTTTGACCCAAAAACAAGTTCCAAAATTAAGCTTCTGTATATGGAACAGATTGCTGACCCTGAGAGGTTTTTGAAACACACCCGTTCATTGACGCAAAAGGGCTGCAGGATTGCAGCCATCAAAGCAGGTTCTACCGAAGCCGGCTCTCGTGCGGTTTCTTCACACACCGGAGCATTGGCAGGTTCTAATAGTGCGGTCAATGCATTGTTCAGGAAAGCAGGTATAATACGTTGTTACAGTAGGGTTGAATTGGTGTATGTGGCCGCTATTTTTACCATTACAAAATTAGTGGGAAACCGTATAGCCATTATCACACATGCAGGTGGACCCGGTGTGATGCTTACGGACGTGCTTACCCGAAATGGAATGTCGGTTCCTCCCATCACGGGACCCAAAGCGGATGAGCTTTTGAGCAAACTGCACCCAGGTTCTTCTGTTTCCAATCCTATTGACTTTTTGGCTACCGGAACTGCAGAACAATTAGAGACTATTCTTGATTATGTTGAAAATGAATTTGACGAAATTGACGGTGCTGTAGTGGTGTTTGGCACCACCGGAATGTGGCGTGTAGATGATGTCTATGAGGTATTGCACAAAAAAATTAAAACGTGTAAAAAACCCATCTTTCCTATTCTACCCTCAGTAATGCAGGCTTCGGAGGAAGTCAGTCATTTCCATGCAAAAGGGCACGTGAATTTTTTGGATGAAACGAGTTTCGGCTATGTATTGTCAAGAGTTATCCGAACTGCAGACCCCTATCCTGATGCGGCTCTCCCCAAAATTGACCATACAAAAATCAGGGCTATCATCGACAGCTCAAAAGACGGTTATATGCCTGCCGATAAGGTTTTTGAACTGTTTGATGCTGCAGGAATCAGCAGGGTTAAACAATCTACACTAAATACAAAAGAGGGCGTAGAAAAGTCAGTCAAAGAGATAGGGTTTCCATTGGTAATGAAAGTATCCGGTCCTGTTCATAAATCCGACATCGGAGGGGTAGTTTTAGGTATTAACGGAATTGATGAAGCAATTTACACTTTTAATAAACTCATGCAAATTGAGGGTGCGGACGGAGTTTTGATGCAACAGCAGTTAACCGGAATAGAAATCTATATGGGTGTCAAACGTGAACCCGCATTTGGTCATCAGATTTTGGTTGGTTTGGGAGGAATTTTTGTAGAAGTACTCAAAGACATTGCTTCCGGTCTATCTCCTTTGAGCAGAGAAGAAGCACACGCGATGCTTAAACATCTAAAATCTTACCCTATCATTCAAGGTGTGAGAGGAAAACAAGGTATAAATGAGAATTTAATATTGGATACCATGCTCAATATTTCTGCTTTGGTTGAAATTGCTCCGGAAATCAGCGAAATGGATATCAACCCTTTTCTGGGAAATGCACAGCACTTGATAGCAGTAGATGCCAGAATTTGCCTTGATTTTAATTCATAAAAAAAGCCTTTGAGCATTATCCCAAAGGCTAAAAAATCTGACAACTGACGATTGAGATTTTTTGAGACTACAACTAATTATAAATACACGTTGGCAAAGATTAGTCAGCGCATACATGTTGACAATACGAAATTCTGCGTATTATGTGTTCCGGTGCCTTATTGGAATTATGTAAATTTTCCTACCTAATTAATTGCAAGGTAGTTTTGTATTGGAAGGATTTACCGGGTTCGGCTTTAGTTCCGTAATTTATAATTACCATATAAACTCCGGTCTTGCACTTGCGATTTTCATACGTGCCATCCCATTGTGTATTGGGCTTGTCGGTTCGGAATACTAATTCCCCCCATTGATTAAAGATTTGCAAATCGAAAGGTTCCAAATAAAATGCACTGACTTTATAGGTATCATTCAGCCCGTCATCGTTGGGCGAAAATGCGTCCGGCACGTATAGATAAAAACTACATTGATCGCGCAAATCTTGTATGGTTGCTGTGTTATCACTCTCGCAACCGTGACTGTCGCTAACCTTAATATTGTATTGACCATTTTGGAGTCCGGTTATCATAGAATCCGTTGAACCGTTACTCCATTGGTATGTAAAAGGAAAGCTTCCAACTGTATTTATGACGGAGGCAATACCTGTATTTTTTCCGCAACTGTCATGAACCAAGGAAAATGAGAATTGTGGTTTGGGATAAATAGTCAAAATGCTTATGATGGTATCACATTCACTGAGCAAATCCTTGTAAACACCGGTTTTGTCATAGGTGTTGGAACCAACTTGCACGCTATATCCTTCACATCCCGAATATACATTCGTAGTTACATTCGCTTTATTTAACACCACAGATTGTTTTGCAGCATATCGTTTTCCGCCCGACCACCGTGCAATGGTAATTTCATAAGTTCCTTCCGTTTCAAAATGATGTTTAATTTCATTTGTGTATATGCACTGAGAGCTTGTGCCATCGCCAAAATCCCAAACAAGACTGTCATAGTTGGCAGTGCCGGTAAACTCAAAGAGATTACTGTCGGCAAGACAATTATTTTTTTGTTCAAAAGTAACTTCATACAAGGTTCTGAAAAATCCTGTAACAAAGTTTGGTAGTCCGTACCAGCTTACATTACTCATCAGGTTCATACCAAATGCATCATAATTTGCAAGTGCTCCCGGCTGATTGGGTGATTGAATAACTCCCAAATACAAGCTATTATGTCTTGCCACATAGATTTTTTTGTCCGCACCTAATTGAAGCGAGCCGAATCCACGCGGTGATTGTAAGTCTATTTGCATTTTGCTATTTGCGATGCTTGAGCTGTCAGTAGCGGTGATATCAAACTGCAAGAGTTCATAACTGCTGATGTTAAAAGTATTGAATTGGGAAATATATAGTTTGGTTTCGTCAGGTGAGAACTCACAACCAAAGGCTATAGAGACAGGAACCCTAATTAAATTAGAAACCTTGCCGCTTTGATTGTCAAAGTCAAAAAGTTCTGAAAAGTTAGACAAAGAATTGCAGCAAACGAGCTTTTTGCCTTCGGGCGACACCTTCAACTGCCCTTTAAATCTATCATATCGGTTGTATTTTGTCCCGATGTTTGAAACAACCGGAGTTGGGTCAATCCCTGCCGGAGTAATCAAATATGCATAGAAAGACGCATCCTCTTGACCATGAACAATTACCCAAATATCTCTGCCATTGGCATGGTGAGTAGCGGTTATTTTTTCGCTCACAGGAGTTTGCACCAATACATTTTTGTTATCCGTTTCAATATCACCAAGACCACCATTCAAATCCATATTTACCACAGAGTATCTAAAACCTTTGGAGTACTCACTTCCTTCTACTGTAAACAAAAAATACTTTCGGGGATTCTTAGGCATGGGGACTATAAGCGCAGACTGAGTAACATCATAGCCTCCCATTAATCCGAGGCTGTTGTTCATCACCTTGTGGTTTTTATTCCAAGCTTTGATGCCGTCAGTATAGAATACAAGATTGCCGTTAGAATCTGCAATACTTGAACAACCCTCCAAAGTAAACATTGCACCGTTGGTAAGTGTAGTGGGGGGGGCAGTATTGAAATCTATCCCCGCACCATTTCCAAAATACCAAATATGGGTTTGTTTTTGACCTAATGCCACACAACTCATGAGAAAGAGAATCTGAAAAATCAGGATGTGTCGCAAGGTGAAGTTCATATAGACAAAAAAGTCGATGCATCTCATACATCGACTTATGTATGTAATTATTAATTTTAATTGTTTGAAAGGTAGTCAGCCACTCCGTCAAAAGAAGCTTTCATGGCGCTTTTACCTTCTGACCAGTTGGCGGGACAAACTTCTCCGTATTGCTCAAAGTGAATCAAAGAATCCAACATTCTCAATGTTTCATCTACGTTTCTTCCCAAAGGCATATTGTTCACGGTTTCGTGGTGAATCATTCCTTTTTTATCAATCAAAAATAGACCTCTATATGCAACCATTGGACCTTTGGCAACTAAGTTACCGTTGTCGTCATATTCATAATCTCCTGCAAGAACTCCGTAGTTTGTAGAGATTGTTTTGGCAGTGTCTGCCACAACCGGATATTTAACTCCTTCTATTCCGCCTTTATTTTTGGGCATTTGCAACCAGCTCCAATGGCTTTCTTCGGTGTCTGTGCTGCATGCAACAACTTCGCATCCACGTTTTTTGAACTCATCTAATTTTGCTTGGAAAGCATGGAGCTCGGTAGGACAAACAAAGGTGAAATCTTTGGGATAGAAGAAAAAGACAACATAGTTCTTTCCTTCGTATTGACTTAGTGAAAATTCTTTTACAATTTCGTTTCCGTTAAGTACTGCCGGTGCTTTGAAAACCGGTGCTTTTTTTCCTACTAATGACATAATATTTTCTTTTTAATTTTGAGACTGCAAAGATACGTTGTTAAGGTCTTTTTGACAACAGTGTCTGTCAGCAAGTCTATTGGGTTTACAGAATAAAAAAGAATAGGCTTAATAGTTTAGTCTAAGATTTTAAAAGTGTGGTTCGATTGCACCCCTATATTTGACATAGCTATTTAGGTAATTTAAAATGTATTTTTATAGTATTGTTTAAAATACATGCTTAGGTTTGCCTGATTTATGGATAAAGAGTCCTTAGAAGAGGTACACGGCAGCATAGACACCACACAGGCAAAGACATGGAGACGCAGACTCTTCTTATTTATTGGTCCTGCATTTATGGTCGCAGTGGGTTATATGGACCCGGGTAATTGGGCAACTGATATTGCGGGTGGGAGCAAATACGGCTATTCACTTTTATGGGTGCTTTTGCTCAGTAATTTGATTGCGCTTTTATTACAAAGTTTTGCTGCACGACTGGGTGTTGTGCGGGGCAAAGATTTAGCACAAGTAAGCAGAGAAACCTACCCTCACAATGTTAATATTGCCCTATTCGGATTGGCAGAAATTGCCATTGTGGCTTGTGACTTAGCAGAAGTGTTAGGAATGGCAATAGGTTTAAACTTGTTGTTTGGCATACCCATGATTTGGGGTGTTTGCCTGGCGGTATTGGATACTGTGATTATTTTATTCTTACAAAGTAAAGGTATGCGCTATTTGGAAGCTTTTATTTTCGCGCTGGTTGCCATCATCGGTATTTCATTTTTTATTGAAATTTGGTTTGCTCAACCGGCTTGGCACGAAGTGGCTACCGGCTTTATCCCTCAACTGAAAGATACCGGTGCGTTGTATATTGCCATTGGAATCATAGGCGCAACAGTGATGCCACACAACCTTTATCTCCACTCTGCGCTGGTACAAACGCGCAAGAACAGAAAGGACGAAAGTGGCATACGCCAAGCCTTGCGTTTTAACTTTATTGACTCTTCTATTGCACTCAATGCAGCATTTTTCGTGAATGCAGGTATATTGATTTTGGCAGCCTCGGTATTTCACAAGAACGGTTATCGTGAAATTGTTGAAATTCAAGATGCATTTTACATGCTCGAACCAGTTTTGGGCGAAAAATTGGCTCCTATTCTTTTTGCTGTGGCGCTAATTGCCGCAGGTCAGAGTTCAACCGTAACAGGAACTTTGGCGGGGCAAATTGTTATGGAGGGATACCTCAACTTGCGTATGTCAGCATGGGCACGCAGATTAATAACCCGATTGCTCGCAGTAGTTCCGGCAATGATTGTAATCTATATTTGGGGGGATGGTGAAGTTGGCGATATGCTTGTCTTTTCTCAAGTGGTGCTGAGTTTGCAATTAGGGTTTGCTGTTATTCCATTGATACATTTTGTAAGCAAAAGAAAACAGATGGGACTATTTGCTATACCCACATGGCAAAAGTTTGCCGGTTGGTTAAGTGCCCTTTTTATAGTACTCCTTAACTTGAAATTAGTCATTGACTTTTTAATTGAATGGAAAACACAATCAAACAATATTGCATTCGCAACAGTAGGTTTGCTCTTAATTGCAGCATTGGCATTGTTACTACAGATTTCGATTTACCCTCTTTTAAAAACAAAAGAAAAAACGCCCAAACTTATTCCACACGGTGCTGCTATTACCTTGCCCGAGCTGAATCACAAAATGTATCAGAAAATTGGCATCTGCGTTGATTTCAGCACTTCGGATCTTAAGGCAATAGAACATGGTATTACACATGGTTCAGCAAATACGGTGTTTTATTTACTGCATATTACTGAAAGTACAGGAGCAAAAATTTCGGGAAAAGCAAGCAGTGATATAGAGGTACAACACGATGAAACTCAATTAACCGAATACACTAATCAACTGCTAAAACAAAACATAAAAGCTGAATGGAAAATTGGCTTTGGTTCTCCCAAAAAAGCTGTTCCTGAATTAGTAAAAGAGTTAGAGTTAGATCTTTTGATAATGGGAAGCCACGGTCATAATACATTCTTTGATTTCATTTATGGTGAAACTATTAGCACTGTCAGGCATCGTGTCAAATGTCCGGTTTTGGTAGTTTAAAAAAACGGGAAAGTTTTTTACAATCGAGGACGGTGTAGCATCTATAACACCGCAATTTTCAAGATACTGCCAAAGGTATCTCTGAGCCTGTTGAGTTCAATGATTTGTTGCACAATCAGCCGTTTGTCGTCTGCATCATCAGTTTCCTTCATACTTTCCAGACATTGTTGTGAGAGAATTTTGAGTCGCATGATTTTTAGGTGCATCGCAGATTCAAAAGCTGCCAGCTTATACTTTTCATCTTCTTTCGGCACATATATTTCCTCTTCTGCCCATTTTACACTCAGCGTATATCGGTCTTGCATACTGTCCGCAATAAAGCCGGACAAATCCGGAGTTGATTTGTGCATGAGTTCGCCAAAATTAAATGCTTCTCCTGTTTCGATACAATCTAACACATAGTCATAGATGGATTTGTACTTGGGAATCTGAAAGGGAAATTCGTCTTTTTCTAATTGTTCAATGATAAATTCTGCAACCGTTTTTGTGTCTTTGTATGGCAAAGCACCATATTTTATCAGCATTTGGGCAACACCCTCTTCTTTGAACTCAGTACTTAATTGGATTTTGCCTTGCTGAATATGAGGCACCTGCTTTTGCAACATCGCTAGTTCCTCACTGATGTCTTTGAGTTCTTTGCCTACTTCCTGATTGCGGGCTTTGATTACCTCAGCTTGAATAATGTCATCGTGCAAGCCGGAAATTTTGGCAAACTCTTGTACAAATTGTGCACGTTTGAGTGGGTCGGGCACTATGGCTATAGACCTGATAATCTCAGCATTTGCTTCAGCTTTGCGAATGGGGTCTTCTCCGGCATCCTGATAAAGCAGTTGTGCTTTGAACTTGATAAAGTCCTTGGTGTTGTCTTTTAAATACGCATTGATGGTGTCAAAATCATGTTTGCGTGCAAATGAATCCGGGTCTTCTCCCTCGTCCAGTGTTACTACTCGTACATTTAACCCTTGTTCAAGCAGAATATTGATTCCACGCAATGAAGCCTTAATGCCGGCTGAATCACCGTCATACAGTATAATCACATTTTGCGTAAATCTTGCAATTAACCTTGCTTGCTCGAGAGTAAGTGAAGTTCCGGATGATGCAACTACGTTTTCTATTCCGGCTTGACTCATGGAAATCACATCTGCATATCCTTCCACCAATATGCAAGAATCTGTTCGTTTGATAGCATTTTTTGCCTGAAATATCCCATAGAGAATATTGGATTTGATGTAAACCAAAGATTCGGGACTGTTCAGGTATTTGGGTTTTTGTTCACTTGACAGCACCCTGCCACCAAATGCAATGGTTTTGCCCGCCACATTATGAAAA
This genomic interval from Bacteroidota bacterium contains the following:
- a CDS encoding YraN family protein, with the protein product MKSPNQQTGLEGEMQALAFLQKKGFVLLHKNWRHSYHEVDLIMSHGNYVVFVEVKTRMSNQFGFPEAAVNTAKQKALTKAAIAYLEQFAPDNRLRFDIVAVTRLPNNWEIEHFEDAFYPYDL
- a CDS encoding acetate--CoA ligase family protein, with the translated sequence MITNQLLDPGSIVVVGASNDTSKPGGKVLQNIIKHSYQGNLYAVNPKEQIVQGVTCFETVEQMPEVDLAIIAVAAQYVEATMQVLAEHKNCKAFILFSAGFSETGAEGKVLEERCAAIASKAGASLIGPNCIGVITGYYKGVFAGPIPEYDPMGCDCVSASGATMVYILEIAIPRGLKFRNIYSIGNSAQIGVEDVLEYWDNTFDPKTSSKIKLLYMEQIADPERFLKHTRSLTQKGCRIAAIKAGSTEAGSRAVSSHTGALAGSNSAVNALFRKAGIIRCYSRVELVYVAAIFTITKLVGNRIAIITHAGGPGVMLTDVLTRNGMSVPPITGPKADELLSKLHPGSSVSNPIDFLATGTAEQLETILDYVENEFDEIDGAVVVFGTTGMWRVDDVYEVLHKKIKTCKKPIFPILPSVMQASEEVSHFHAKGHVNFLDETSFGYVLSRVIRTADPYPDAALPKIDHTKIRAIIDSSKDGYMPADKVFELFDAAGISRVKQSTLNTKEGVEKSVKEIGFPLVMKVSGPVHKSDIGGVVLGINGIDEAIYTFNKLMQIEGADGVLMQQQLTGIEIYMGVKREPAFGHQILVGLGGIFVEVLKDIASGLSPLSREEAHAMLKHLKSYPIIQGVRGKQGINENLILDTMLNISALVEIAPEISEMDINPFLGNAQHLIAVDARICLDFNS
- a CDS encoding gliding motility-associated C-terminal domain-containing protein, whose translation is MNFTLRHILIFQILFLMSCVALGQKQTHIWYFGNGAGIDFNTAPPTTLTNGAMFTLEGCSSIADSNGNLVFYTDGIKAWNKNHKVMNNSLGLMGGYDVTQSALIVPMPKNPRKYFLFTVEGSEYSKGFRYSVVNMDLNGGLGDIETDNKNVLVQTPVSEKITATHHANGRDIWVIVHGQEDASFYAYLITPAGIDPTPVVSNIGTKYNRYDRFKGQLKVSPEGKKLVCCNSLSNFSELFDFDNQSGKVSNLIRVPVSIAFGCEFSPDETKLYISQFNTFNISSYELLQFDITATDSSSIANSKMQIDLQSPRGFGSLQLGADKKIYVARHNSLYLGVIQSPNQPGALANYDAFGMNLMSNVSWYGLPNFVTGFFRTLYEVTFEQKNNCLADSNLFEFTGTANYDSLVWDFGDGTSSQCIYTNEIKHHFETEGTYEITIARWSGGKRYAAKQSVVLNKANVTTNVYSGCEGYSVQVGSNTYDKTGVYKDLLSECDTIISILTIYPKPQFSFSLVHDSCGKNTGIASVINTVGSFPFTYQWSNGSTDSMITGLQNGQYNIKVSDSHGCESDNTATIQDLRDQCSFYLYVPDAFSPNDDGLNDTYKVSAFYLEPFDLQIFNQWGELVFRTDKPNTQWDGTYENRKCKTGVYMVIINYGTKAEPGKSFQYKTTLQLIR
- a CDS encoding peroxiredoxin yields the protein MMSLVGKKAPVFKAPAVLNGNEIVKEFSLSQYEGKNYVVFFFYPKDFTFVCPTELHAFQAKLDEFKKRGCEVVACSTDTEESHWSWLQMPKNKGGIEGVKYPVVADTAKTISTNYGVLAGDYEYDDNGNLVAKGPMVAYRGLFLIDKKGMIHHETVNNMPLGRNVDETLRMLDSLIHFEQYGEVCPANWSEGKSAMKASFDGVADYLSNN
- a CDS encoding Nramp family divalent metal transporter; amino-acid sequence: MDKESLEEVHGSIDTTQAKTWRRRLFLFIGPAFMVAVGYMDPGNWATDIAGGSKYGYSLLWVLLLSNLIALLLQSFAARLGVVRGKDLAQVSRETYPHNVNIALFGLAEIAIVACDLAEVLGMAIGLNLLFGIPMIWGVCLAVLDTVIILFLQSKGMRYLEAFIFALVAIIGISFFIEIWFAQPAWHEVATGFIPQLKDTGALYIAIGIIGATVMPHNLYLHSALVQTRKNRKDESGIRQALRFNFIDSSIALNAAFFVNAGILILAASVFHKNGYREIVEIQDAFYMLEPVLGEKLAPILFAVALIAAGQSSTVTGTLAGQIVMEGYLNLRMSAWARRLITRLLAVVPAMIVIYIWGDGEVGDMLVFSQVVLSLQLGFAVIPLIHFVSKRKQMGLFAIPTWQKFAGWLSALFIVLLNLKLVIDFLIEWKTQSNNIAFATVGLLLIAALALLLQISIYPLLKTKEKTPKLIPHGAAITLPELNHKMYQKIGICVDFSTSDLKAIEHGITHGSANTVFYLLHITESTGAKISGKASSDIEVQHDETQLTEYTNQLLKQNIKAEWKIGFGSPKKAVPELVKELELDLLIMGSHGHNTFFDFIYGETISTVRHRVKCPVLVV
- the dnaG gene encoding DNA primase: MAIISRKTIDEVFATAQVDEVISDFMTLKKKGANYEGLCPFHNEKTPSFKVNPVKGLYKCFGCGKAGGAIQFVMEHEGMTYPDAISYLAKKYGIPVIEDKSQKSEEYDEISRRKESLYAAIEFAQQFFKDNLQTEEGKIIGLSYLKERGFTTETIEKFGLGYAPKGFNTFCNLALKMGFKEDVLKDVGLLKTSDKGGHYDFFRERVMFPFHNVAGKTIAFGGRVLSSEQKPKYLNSPESLVYIKSNILYGIFQAKNAIKRTDSCILVEGYADVISMSQAGIENVVASSGTSLTLEQARLIARFTQNVIILYDGDSAGIKASLRGINILLEQGLNVRVVTLDEGEDPDSFARKHDFDTINAYLKDNTKDFIKFKAQLLYQDAGEDPIRKAEANAEIIRSIAIVPDPLKRAQFVQEFAKISGLHDDIIQAEVIKARNQEVGKELKDISEELAMLQKQVPHIQQGKIQLSTEFKEEGVAQMLIKYGALPYKDTKTVAEFIIEQLEKDEFPFQIPKYKSIYDYVLDCIETGEAFNFGELMHKSTPDLSGFIADSMQDRYTLSVKWAEEEIYVPKEDEKYKLAAFESAMHLKIMRLKILSQQCLESMKETDDADDKRLIVQQIIELNRLRDTFGSILKIAVL